A genomic segment from Bacillus methanolicus MGA3 encodes:
- a CDS encoding cytochrome P450 — protein sequence MENRTMEVRLIPSSYLRGKIDPYDPFLWYEEMRKQTPVYYNDKAGMWNVFLYKDVKRVLEDKEFFSNVIPQRGKSSLSQSIIAMDPPKHTDIRSIVSRSFTPKVMREWESRIHEIASELLNSVQGQSEFDIVNDFSYPLPVIVIAEMLGVPSSEMKLFKDWSDTLVSSPENDHPEHLAKFKETRNRTEAELSAFFEQIIEEKRAHPGNDLISILIKAS from the coding sequence ATGGAAAATCGAACGATGGAAGTCAGACTGATCCCCAGCAGTTATTTGCGTGGGAAAATAGACCCTTATGATCCTTTTCTGTGGTATGAAGAAATGAGGAAACAAACACCCGTTTATTACAATGACAAGGCAGGCATGTGGAATGTTTTCCTCTATAAAGATGTCAAAAGGGTATTGGAGGATAAGGAATTTTTCTCAAACGTCATTCCGCAAAGAGGGAAGAGTTCACTTTCCCAAAGCATCATTGCCATGGACCCGCCCAAGCACACGGACATCCGCTCCATAGTAAGTCGCTCCTTTACTCCCAAAGTAATGAGAGAGTGGGAATCCCGCATTCATGAGATTGCATCGGAACTGCTCAATTCGGTTCAAGGGCAATCGGAATTTGATATTGTGAATGATTTCTCTTATCCTCTGCCCGTGATTGTCATTGCCGAGATGTTGGGTGTTCCATCGTCCGAAATGAAACTGTTCAAAGACTGGTCGGATACGCTGGTCAGTTCTCCCGAGAATGATCACCCCGAACACTTGGCCAAATTCAAAGAGACCCGCAACAGAACCGAAGCAGAATTAAGCGCCTTCTTTGAGCAAATCATTGAAGAAAAACGGGCACATCCAGGAAATGACCTCATCTCGATCCTCATCAAAGCATCATGA
- a CDS encoding TetR/AcrR family transcriptional regulator has protein sequence MEEHLDTRERILQATLKLIREKGFKGATTRAIAQEAGVNEVTLFRHFNNKKGIVKAVFEKVSYVSTLSEAIKEKVEWDLEKDLLMFSKLYQQLLYENRDLIMIGLKEGDSFPELKQQIADIPRQLKEHLIEYFNTMREKGILVETNVEAQAMALIWMNFGFFMSRSQHGTQITDLTEEEFLKNTVEVFTRGLTL, from the coding sequence ATGGAAGAACATTTAGATACTCGTGAAAGAATTTTACAAGCAACTTTAAAATTAATTAGGGAAAAAGGATTTAAAGGAGCAACTACTCGTGCAATTGCACAGGAAGCTGGTGTAAATGAAGTAACATTATTTCGTCATTTCAACAATAAGAAGGGAATTGTAAAAGCTGTTTTTGAAAAGGTATCATATGTTTCTACACTTTCAGAAGCTATAAAAGAAAAGGTTGAGTGGGATTTAGAAAAAGACTTATTGATGTTTTCTAAGTTGTATCAACAACTTTTATACGAAAACCGTGATTTAATTATGATTGGCTTAAAAGAAGGAGACTCATTTCCAGAACTGAAACAACAAATTGCAGATATTCCACGGCAATTGAAAGAACATTTAATTGAATATTTTAATACAATGAGAGAGAAAGGGATTTTGGTTGAAACAAATGTTGAAGCTCAAGCAATGGCATTAATTTGGATGAATTTTGGCTTTTTTATGTCTCGTTCACAACATGGTACCCAGATTACTGATTTAACTGAAGAAGAATTTTTAAAGAACACTGTTGAAGTTTTTACTAGAGGGTTAACACTCTAG
- a CDS encoding ParA family protein: MAITITMGIQKGGCGKSTTTGILAYLLSQDGYKVLAVDMDSQGNLTEFLSKRPSNEFVEKSVLEAMQHQDPTNYIVPIYENLDLLPANNFLATFPRWIYTGVTYLGEKIRYNGDNPSKILDETLEKVRDNYDFIVIDTPPSLSEQTTNALCASEYVVVLFECSNWCYSAIPNFMDSVEGARNVSKHGTKVIGILRTMNDVRRSDAKAFNEMIEEDYPNEVFKTIITRKAPIGRLSLYGFDENSELKQALGQYKNFYKELMERVKGR, encoded by the coding sequence TTGGCTATTACGATAACAATGGGCATCCAAAAAGGCGGTTGCGGCAAGTCAACCACCACCGGGATTTTGGCTTATCTATTAAGCCAAGACGGGTACAAGGTGCTTGCGGTTGATATGGACTCGCAAGGAAACTTAACAGAATTTCTGTCTAAGAGACCCTCGAATGAATTTGTTGAGAAGTCGGTGCTCGAAGCGATGCAGCATCAGGATCCTACAAACTATATCGTACCAATTTACGAAAACCTAGACCTGTTGCCGGCCAATAATTTTTTAGCGACTTTTCCTCGCTGGATTTACACAGGCGTGACATATCTAGGCGAAAAAATTCGTTATAACGGTGATAATCCTAGTAAGATTTTAGATGAAACATTAGAGAAGGTGAGAGATAATTACGATTTTATTGTTATCGACACGCCTCCTTCATTAAGTGAACAGACAACGAATGCCTTATGTGCCAGTGAGTATGTCGTTGTGTTATTTGAATGTTCTAACTGGTGCTATTCTGCGATTCCAAATTTCATGGATTCCGTAGAGGGAGCAAGAAATGTTAGTAAGCACGGAACAAAGGTTATCGGTATTTTGCGTACGATGAACGATGTTAGACGAAGCGATGCCAAAGCGTTTAACGAAATGATCGAAGAGGATTATCCAAACGAAGTATTCAAAACTATTATTACACGAAAAGCCCCGATTGGAAGGTTGTCACTGTACGGTTTCGATGAAAACTCTGAGTTGAAGCAGGCTTTGGGACAATACAAAAATTTTTATAAGGAGCTGATGGAACGTGTCAAAGGTAGATGA
- a CDS encoding helix-turn-helix domain-containing protein — MFGIGKKRTKFGKWIDKKGIKQIELEEAANLGRATVSNMCNDKDYKPKFSTFAKLQKGLKKMGYNVEYHDFWM, encoded by the coding sequence TTGTTTGGAATAGGTAAGAAGCGTACTAAATTCGGTAAGTGGATTGATAAAAAGGGGATTAAACAAATTGAACTGGAGGAAGCAGCTAATCTGGGAAGAGCGACAGTTTCAAATATGTGCAATGATAAAGATTACAAGCCCAAATTCTCCACATTTGCAAAATTACAAAAAGGGCTAAAAAAGATGGGATACAATGTTGAATATCATGATTTTTGGATGTGA
- a CDS encoding AAA family ATPase: MFISKVKIVNFKRFKGEFTLNLNNGLNILVGNNEAGKSTILEAIHLALTGLYNGRYLKNELTQYLFNNQVVEEYLKKINQGTNEVEDMPQVLIELYFKGEDLDLLEGSNNTEKVHAPGISLKIAFDEKYKEEYEELVKSGEVKTLPIEYYDIFWSTFARDNNITSRKIPIKSAMIDSSSNRYQNGSDIYISRIIRENLELDEIVAVSQAHRKMREYFMDDSSIQIINQKLSKCSTLSDKKISFSVELLTKNAWENSLMTYLDEVPFHFIGKGEQSILKTELALSHKKTKEANVILIEEPENHLSHSKLNQLINRIKEYQQDKQIIISTHNSFVANKLGLDHLILLNDNKTIRFNQLDYMTKRFFEKISGYDTLRLILCKKAILVEGDSDELIVQKAYMKENNGKLPIEDGIDVISVGTSFLRFLEIAEKILKPVVVVTDNDGDIELIEKKYKKYLCRESYPNIKICYDKTIDKGNLMIGSKPFNYNTLEPKLVKVNDIKKLNKIFGTNFETEDQLHIYMKRNKTECALKIFETDEEIYFPDYILEAIRV, from the coding sequence TTGTTTATTTCTAAAGTTAAAATAGTAAATTTTAAACGATTTAAAGGGGAATTTACTTTAAATTTAAATAATGGTCTAAATATATTAGTTGGCAATAATGAGGCGGGAAAATCGACAATATTAGAAGCAATTCACTTGGCACTGACAGGTTTGTATAATGGTAGGTATTTAAAAAATGAATTAACACAGTACTTATTTAACAATCAAGTAGTTGAGGAATATTTAAAAAAAATTAATCAAGGTACTAATGAAGTGGAGGATATGCCTCAAGTTTTAATTGAATTATATTTTAAGGGTGAAGATCTTGATCTACTTGAGGGAAGCAATAATACTGAAAAGGTTCACGCTCCAGGTATTTCTTTAAAAATAGCATTTGATGAAAAGTATAAAGAAGAGTATGAGGAACTTGTAAAAAGTGGAGAAGTTAAAACACTTCCTATAGAGTATTATGATATTTTTTGGTCAACATTTGCTCGTGATAATAATATTACTTCAAGAAAAATTCCTATTAAATCAGCAATGATTGATTCTTCAAGCAATCGTTATCAAAATGGTTCAGATATATATATATCTCGTATAATTCGCGAAAATTTAGAGTTAGATGAAATCGTAGCTGTTTCCCAAGCACATCGTAAAATGAGAGAATACTTTATGGATGACAGTTCAATTCAAATAATAAATCAAAAATTAAGTAAGTGTTCAACATTATCAGATAAAAAGATATCGTTTTCTGTTGAACTTTTGACTAAAAATGCATGGGAAAACAGTTTAATGACTTATCTCGATGAAGTCCCTTTCCATTTTATAGGTAAAGGTGAACAAAGCATCTTAAAAACAGAACTAGCATTATCCCATAAAAAAACTAAAGAAGCTAATGTCATTCTAATAGAAGAACCAGAAAATCATCTTTCACATTCAAAACTCAATCAACTTATCAATAGAATAAAAGAATATCAGCAAGATAAACAGATAATTATATCAACACATAATAGTTTTGTTGCTAATAAGCTAGGGCTAGATCATTTGATTTTATTAAATGATAATAAAACAATTCGATTTAATCAACTTGATTATATGACTAAAAGATTTTTTGAAAAAATATCAGGCTATGATACCTTACGGCTAATTCTTTGTAAAAAAGCTATATTAGTAGAAGGAGATTCTGATGAGTTGATTGTACAAAAAGCTTATATGAAAGAAAATAATGGAAAGTTACCAATTGAAGATGGAATTGATGTTATCTCTGTAGGAACATCTTTTTTAAGATTTTTAGAAATTGCTGAAAAGATTTTAAAACCAGTTGTTGTTGTAACAGATAATGATGGAGATATAGAATTAATTGAAAAAAAATATAAAAAATATTTATGTAGAGAATCTTATCCAAATATAAAAATTTGTTACGATAAAACAATTGATAAAGGTAATTTGATGATTGGTTCTAAACCATTTAATTACAATACTTTAGAACCCAAATTGGTAAAAGTTAATGATATAAAAAAGCTCAATAAAATTTTCGGAACTAATTTTGAAACAGAAGATCAGCTACATATTTATATGAAAAGAAATAAAACAGAATGTGCACTGAAAATATTTGAAACTGATGAGGAAATTTATTTTCCAGATTATATCTTGGAGGCTATAAGAGTATGA